GTTCTTCATGGACTACCTCGCGACCGGCAAGCTCGAGCCTGACGTCGCGGAGAAGATCGTCGAGGGCATCGCGGAGGCCTGCAAGCACAACGGCTGCGCGCTCATCGGCGGCGAGACCGCCGAGATGCCGGGCTTCTATCCGCCGGGCGAGTACGACCTCGCCGGGTTCATCGTCGGCGTCGTCGACCGCGAGCGCATCATCACCGGCGCGAAGGTCGCGGTGGGCGACGTCCTGATCGGCCTGCCCTCGAACGGCCTCCACACCAACGGCTATTCCCTGGCCCGCAAGCTCATGTTCACGGTCGCGCGCTACTCGCCCGACACCTACGTCAACGAGCTGCACGGCAAGGTCGGCAACGAGCTCATGAAGCAGCACAAGAGCTACTGGCCGGTCATCCGCAAGCTGCTCGACGCCGAGGCGGTGTCGGCGATGGCCCACATCACCGGCGGCGGCATCACCGAGAACCTGCCGCGCGTCCTGCCCAAGGGCACCGCCGCGCTGGTGCAGCTCGGCACCTGGCCCGTCCCCGCCATCTTCCCGCACATGCAGAAGATCGGCAACGTCCCCGACGACGACATGATGCGCACCTTC
This genomic interval from Terriglobales bacterium contains the following:
- the purM gene encoding phosphoribosylformylglycinamidine cyclo-ligase → MAQSTVTKPITYADAGVDIARANRTKQRIKYLAHKTFTKGVLSEIGGFGGLFAVDRKRFRDPVLVSSVDGVGTKLKVAFEMDLHSTVGGDLVNHCVNDIAVQGATPLFFMDYLATGKLEPDVAEKIVEGIAEACKHNGCALIGGETAEMPGFYPPGEYDLAGFIVGVVDRERIITGAKVAVGDVLIGLPSNGLHTNGYSLARKLMFTVARYSPDTYVNELHGKVGNELMKQHKSYWPVIRKLLDAEAVSAMAHITGGGITENLPRVLPKGTAALVQLGTWPVPAIFPHMQKIGNVPDDDMMRTF